One Paroedura picta isolate Pp20150507F chromosome 3, Ppicta_v3.0, whole genome shotgun sequence genomic window carries:
- the LOC143831436 gene encoding olfactory receptor 1E16-like, whose translation MNHKNVTRVSEFFLHGFGSEPEVRRLLFPLFLSTYLLTLLGNGTIISLILSDTKLFQTPMYFFLSHLALADWGFATTVVPKALQNLRSQEKTISYHGCLAQCYFYFFFGNANCCLLGSMAYDRYMAICCPLKYSAISYKRCFQLVTVSWTVAFFHALLYTVLLSRVEFCDPGEIPHFVCEMSSILDVSCSDNTLIDLVVLTEGVVEVLGPFVFIIVSYVFIFYAILKIPSATGKRKAFSTCASHIGVVVLSYSIIAFVYFKPNSKDPEHDKLAAMIYTLVTPTLNPFIYTLRNSEMNAAVKRIFRKHFH comes from the coding sequence ATGAATCACAAGAATGTCACTCGGGTCTCTGAATTCTTCCTCCACGGATTCGGATCCGAGCCAGAGGTCCGGAGGCTCCTCTTCCCACTGTTTCTCTCCACGTATCTGCTTACTCTCTTGGGGAACGGAACCATCATCTCGTTGATCCTCTCCGATACGAAGCTGTTCCAgactcccatgtacttcttcctcagcCACCTTGCCCTAGCGGATTGGGGTTTTGCCACCACGGTTGTCCCCAAGGCTCTACAGAACCTGCGGTCTCAGGAAAAGACCATCTCCTATCATGGCtgtctggcccagtgttatttttatttcttcttcggCAACGCTAACTGCTGCCTTCTGGGCTCCATGGCCTACGACCGCTACATGGCCATTTGTTGCCCCCTGAAGTATTCAGCGATAAGCTACAAGCGCTGTTTCCAGCTGGTGACTGTGTCCTGGACTGTTGCCTTCTTTCATGCACTGCTGTATACTGTTTTGTTGTCTCGTGTTGAATTCTGCGATCCCGGGGAAATCCCTCACTTTGTCTGTGAAATGTCCTCGATTCTCGACGTCTCTTGCTCCGATAACACGCTCATAGATCTGGTCGTGCTGACCGAGGGGGTGGTGGAAGTTCTAGGGCCATTTGTGTTCATCATCGTTTCGTACGTGTTCATCTTCTACGCCATTCTGAAGATCCCGTCCGCCACTGGGAAGCGCAAGGCTTTCTCCACTTGCGCCTCCCATATTGGTGTGGTCGTCCTGTCCTACAGCATTATCGCCTTCGTCTACTTCAAGCCAAATTCCAAAGACCCAGAGCATGACAAGTTGGCCGCCATGATTTATACTTTGGTAACGCCCACGTTGAATCCCTTCATCTACACCCTCAGAAACAGCGAGATGAACGCAGCTGTAAAGAGAATCTTTAGGAAGCATTTTCATTAG
- the LOC143831243 gene encoding olfactory receptor 1L1-like, with product MTQKNTTQISEFLLHGFSSQPEVQRVLFLLFFFMYLLSLLGNITIILLIRCDMQLRQTPMYFFLSYLAVADMGFATTIIPKTLRNLLSRKKTITYSGCLTQVFFYIYFGNVDSYLLASMAIDRYAAICRPMYYSSFMSHKRCLQLAMVFWTIPMMHSLLYTILMAGLEFCNPGEIHHFICDINPVLDVSCSDSRVINLVLMTEGVVEILGPFALIIISYAFIFYSIMKIPSAIGKRKAFSTCGSHISVVVLFYGGVSWVYFKPHAKNPGLQDMVATVMYTMVIPMLNPFIYTLRNSEMKAALSRFMRRHFC from the coding sequence ATGACTCAAAAGAATACAACACAGATCTCTGAATTCTTGCTTCATGGCTTCTCATCCCAACCAGAAGTTCAACGGGTTctcttcttgctcttcttcttcatgtatttACTCAGCCTCCTTGGGAATATAACCATAATCCTGTTAATCCGCTGTGACATGCAGCTCCGGCAAacacccatgtacttcttcctgagCTATCTTGCAGTAGCTGATATGGGTTTTGCCACCACCATCATCCCCAAAACTCTGAGAAACTTACTGTCTCGCAAAAAGACCATCACGTACAGCGGTTGCCTGACACAAGTATTTTTCTATATCTATTTTGGCAATGTGGACAGCTACTTGCTGGCCTCCATGGCCATTGATCGCTATGCGGCCATCTGTCGTCCAATGTACTATTCTAGCTTCATGAGCCACAAACGCTGCCTCCAACTGGCCATGGTGTTTTGGACCATCCCCATGATGCATTCTTTGCTTTACACCATTTTAATGGCTGGCCTTGAGTTCTGCAACCCTGGGGAGATCCACCATTTTATCTGTGACATTAACCCTGTTCTGGATGTCTCTTGTTCTGACAGCCGAGTCATCAATTTAGTCTTGATGACTGAGGGGGTAGTGGAGATCCTGGGGCCATTTGCACTCATTATCATCTCTTATGCCTTCATCTTCTACTCCATCATGAAGATTCCCTCTGCCATCGGGAAGCGCAAAGCCTTCTCCACCTGCGGGTCCCACATTTCTGTGGTGGTCTTATTCTATGGGGGTGTGAGCTGGGTGTACTtcaagccacatgccaagaacCCAGGCCTTCAGGACATGGTGGCAACAGTGATGTATACCATGGTGATCCCCATGCTGAACCCGTTCATCTACACCCTCAGGAACAGCGAGATGAAGGCAGCCCTGAGTAGATTCATGAGGCGGCATTTCTGTTAA
- the LOC143831437 gene encoding olfactory receptor 1L1-like has translation MTQKNTTQISEFLLHGFSSQPEVQRVLFLLLLSMYLLSLFGNMTIILLIRCDMQLRQTPMYFFLSYLAVADLGSATTIIPKALKNLLSRKKTITYSGCLTQIFFYIYIGNAGSFLLASMAIDRYAAICRPMYYSSLMSHKRCLQLATMSWTIPMMHSLLYTILMAGLEFCNPGEIRHFMCDINPLLDVSCSDNRVINLVLMTEGIVEILGPFVLIIVSYAFIFYSIMKIPSAIGKRKAFSTCGSHISVVVLFYGGASSVYFKPHVKNPGLQDMVATVMYTMVIPMVNPFIYTLRNSEMKAALRRVMRQHLR, from the coding sequence ATGACTCAAAAGAATACAACGCAGATCTCTGAATTCTTGCTTCATGGCTTCTCATCCCAACCAGAAGTTCAACGGGTTCTCTTCTTGCTCCTCCTCTCCATGTATTTACTCAGCCTCTTTGGGAACATGACCATCATCCTGCTGATCCGCTGTGACATGCAGCTCCGGCAAacacccatgtacttcttcctgagCTATCTTGCAGTAGCAGACCTGGGTTCTGCCACCACCATCATCCCTAAAGCTCTGAAGAACTTACTGTCTCGCAAAAAGACCATCACGTACAGCGGTTGCCTGACACAAATATTTTTCTATATATACATTGGCAATGCTGGCAGCTTCTTGTTGGCCTCCATGGCCATTGATCGCTATGCGGCCATTTGTCGTCCAATGTACTATTCTAGCTTGATGAGCCACAAACGCTGCCTCCAACTGGCCACGATGTCCTGGACCATCCCCATGATGCATTCTTTGCTTTACACCATTTTAATGGCTGGCCTTGAGTTCTGTAACCCTGGGGAGATCCGCCATTTTATGTGTGATATTAATCCTCTTCTGGACGTGTCTTGCTCTGACAATCGGGTCATCAATTTAGTCTTGATGACTGAAGGGATAGTGGAGATCCTGGGGCCATTTGTGCTCATCATTGTTTCTTACGCCTTCATCTTCTACTCCATCATGAAGATTCCGTCTGCCATCGGGAAGCGCAAAGCCTTCTCCACCTGCGGGTCCCACATTTCTGTGGTGGTCTTGTTCTATGGGGGTGCAAGCTCGGTCTACTTCAAGCCACATGTCAAAAACCCAGGCCTTCAGGACATGGTGGCGACTGTGATGTATACCATGGTGATCCCTATGGTGAATCCCTTCATCTACACCCTCAGGAACAGTGAGATGAAGGCAGCCCTGAGGAGAGTCATGAGGCAGCATTTAcgttga
- the LOC143831435 gene encoding olfactory receptor 1468-like, translating into MNPRNTTHVSEFLLQGFPFKVEFQRLLFPLVLSAYLLTLLGNVTIILLIHSNMQLLQTPMYFLLSHLALADLGFTSTTIPKALDNLLSQKKTISYSGCLAQMYFYMSFGNSDSFLLASMAYDRYVAICCPLHYSIMMSHRRCLQLATVSWVVPIIHSLLYTLLMARVEFCDPEEIPHFFCDVFPVLAICCSDTSLIELIVMTEGVVEILTPFVLVVISYACIFYSILKIPSATGKLKAFSTCGSHISVVVLFYGTVSWVYFKPNSKQTGLQDTVATIMYTMVTPMLNPFIYSLRNNEMKAAMKRVIKRQFR; encoded by the coding sequence ATGAATCCCAGGAACACAACACATGTTTCTGAGTTCCTCCTTCAAGGTTTCCCATTCAAGGTAGAATTCCAAAGACTCCTCTTCCCACTCGTCCTTTCCGCCTATCTGCTTACCCTCCTAGGGAATGTAACCATCATCTTGTTGATCCATTCCAACATGCAGCTCCTTCAGACACCAATGTACTTCCTGCTCAGTCATCTCGCCCTAGCTGACCTTGGTTTCACCTCCACCACCATTCCCAAGGCATTAGATAACCTGCTGTCTCAGAAGAAGACTATCTCCTACTCTGGCTGTCTGGCCCAGATGTATTTCTATATGTCTTTTGGCAACTCAGACAGCTTCCTGCTGGCTTCCATGGCCTATGACCGCTACGTGGCTATCTGCTGCCCATTGCACTATTCTATCATGATGAGCCACAGGCGTTGCCTCCAACTAGCCACGGTGTCCTGGGTTGTCCCCATAATCCACTCGTTGCTGTATACTCTCTTGATGGCCCGTGTTGAGTTCTGCGACCCTGAAGAGATCCCTCATTTTTTCTGTGACGTTTTCCCAGTTTTGGCTATCTGCTGTTCTGATACCAGCCTCATAGAACTGATTGTGATGACCGAGGGGGTGGTGGAGATACTCACCCCCTTTGTGCTCGTTGTCATTTCTTATGCCTGCATCTTCTACTCCATCCTGAAGATCCCGTCGGCCACCGGGAAGCTCAAGGCCTTCTCCACATGCGGGTCCCACATTTCAGTGGTGGTCTTGTTCTATGGAACTGTAAGCTGGGTCTATTTCAAGCCAAATTCCAAACAAACAGGCCTGCAGGACACGGTGGCGACAATTATGTACACCATGGTGACCCCCATGCTGAATCCCTTCATCTACAGCCTCCGGAACAACGAGATGAAGGCAGCCATGAAGAGGGTCATCAAGCGGCAGTTCAGGTAA